The following is a genomic window from Miscanthus floridulus cultivar M001 chromosome 14, ASM1932011v1, whole genome shotgun sequence.
CCCTGAGTCAAAGCCTGCACGTCCTGATCCTGTTGAAATGGAtgaagatgaaaaagaaatgctttCTGAGGCTAGGGCTCGTTTAGCTAACACTAGGGGTAAAAAGGCAAAACGGAAGGCAAGAGAGAAACAACTTGAAGAGGCAAGACGGCTTGCATCACTACAGAAAAGGAGAGAATTGAAGGCGGCTGGTATTGATACACGCcacagaaaaagaaagagaaagggaATTGACTACAATGCTGAGATCCCATTTGAAAAGAGACCACCTCCAGGTTTTTATGACACTGTTGGTGAAGACAGGCCACTTGAACATGTACAGTTTCCAACAACCATTGAGGAGCTTGAAGGGAAGAGAAGAGCAGATATAGAGGCACAGTTAAGAAAACAAGATATCGCCAGGAACAAGATCCTGCAGCGACAGGATGCCCCTGCTGCTATAATGCAAGCGAATAAACTAAATGACCCAGAAGCTGTCACAAAGAGGTCAAAGCTAATGCTGCCGCCTCCCCAAATTTCTGACCATGAGTTAGAGGAGATAGCAAAGATGGGCAATGCTGGTGATCCTGCTTTAGctgatgagcttggtgaaggaagtacTGCCACAAGAACTTTGCTTGCCAGCTATTCTCAGACTCCAAGGCTTGGTATGACACCATTGCGAACTCCGCAACGAACTCCAGCTGGGAAGGGTGATGCAATTATGATGGAGGCAGAAAATCTTGCACGTCTTAGAGAATCACAAACACCTCTATTAGGAGGTGACAACCCAGAGCTTCATCCATCAGATTTCTCTGGTGTTACACCACGTAAGAAGGAGATACAGACACCGAATCCAATGGCAACACCTTTGGCAAGCCCTGGACCTGGTATTACTCCAAGGATTGGTATGACACCATCTAGAGAGGGGCACAGCTTTGGTTTAACACCAAGAGGAACTCCTTTTCGTGATGAACTGCGCATAAATGAAGAGGTGGAAATGCAGGACAGCACTAAACTTGAGCTTCGTAGGCAAGCTGAACTGAAAAAAAGCCTGCGATCTGGTTTTGCTTCTATTCCACAGCCAAGGAATGAGTACCAGATAGTCATGCCACCTATTACAGAGGATGAGACagaagaagctgaagagaaaATTGAAGAGGACATGTCAGACAGACTGGCACGAGAAAGGGCTGAGGAACAGGCTAGGCAGGACGCATTGCTCAGAAAGAGATCCAAAGTGTTGCAGAGGAGTCTGCCTAGGCCACCTGCTGCTTCAGTAGAAATTATCCGGCAGTCTCTTATTAGAATTGGAGAAAGCAGAAGCAGAAGCACCTTTGTGCCTCCTACATCACTTGAACAAGCTGATGAACTAATAAATGAGGAGCTCCTTAGGCTTCTTGAGCATGATAATGCAAAATATCCTCTtgatgaaaaaactcaaaaagagaaaaagaaagggaGCAAGCGTCAGCAAAATGGGGGAGCTCTTGTCCCTGAAAttgatgattttgatgaagatgaactAAAAGAGGTGCTATTCTTTTTCTCTGCCCTCCTATATTGGCATTTGACTATTCATGATGAACTCTTATCTCCTCTTTCCTTATAATTTTGCCATTATTTTTTAGACCCACAACATGTACAGTTTCACGGTGCTATCATATTAGGTGGACAAACAGTAACTTGAGAACCTATGTACATGTATCTCATTGACACCATAATGTTCGTTATTTGCATTACTTAATTACCAATCACATTGAGTTACTTGAACCGAGGTCAAGTAGCATGCACAATGAATTATGAAAACATGCTTTTTAAGTTCTCATTTTGATTTAATAGCAAATGCATAGATTTATGTGAGTAATATCCTGTAAGGCAGAGGACGTACTTAACATAAATTATAAGAAATTTCAGGTACACAAAATTTTAGCATATTCTTTAAGAGTTAAGATAAATTATAAGAAATTTCAGGTACACAATATTTGAGCATATTCTTTAAGAGTTACGACATTTATTTTACAATTAGAATCTTCTCTTCGAGTGCAGATGATTAGAATTGTCATATGCAAGTGATGTGTGAATTAGAACTGTCATTTTTATGGCATTCAACTTTGGACACTAGAATACTCTATATGCGCTGCAATATTGTCAGCTATAGCTTGAGCTTTGCATTCTAGTTTTCATGAAATTGATACAACATACATACTTGTATTTGTGTTGAAATTCATGCCAATAACACTAAATTGGACATTTCAATGGATAAAAGAATACAGAGATCACAATACTTAATCTACAAGCATGGTAGTTATCAAACCATTTATAGTGCATAAGTTTGTATGCTCCTTCATTTTGATTGTTCTCTTATTCTATGGGATGATGGAATAAGTTGTTTAAATGggcttagttttattttttaaattgACAGGCTAGTTCTATGGTTGAAGAGGAGATTCAATATCTTCGAGTGGCCATGGGTCATGAAAATGAATCTTTTGAGGACTTTGTGAAAGCACATGATGCATGCCAAGAGGACCTTATGTTTTTTCCTACCAACAATAGCTATGGTTTAGCTAGTGTTGCTGGAAATGCTGATAAGATTTCTGCTTtgcaaaatgagtttgaaactgTGAAGAAGCGAATGGATGATGAAGCTAAGAAGGCTTCTCGGCTTGAGCAGAAGATTAAGCTTCTGACACAAGGATATCAGGTAAACTTGGCATGTACATCTGCAATCAAGATCATCTATATTTAAGTAATATGTCATATAGCATGGCTTCTTTTGAGTTCTCTTTATTTGGTTTACTGGAAATTTTTAAGTGCTTTGCGTGCCGTACCATCCCAGACTGTGGAGCATATTTTAAGCAAGTGGTGCCACAAAATATTCAAATGATAACGAGTCTCAGACCATCAATATCTGCAGCTTATAGAAAGCTCAATACGACAGTACACAATACACTGAAATTTGCCATTTTTAGCAACTGTGTTGGATCCCTAATATTCGCTATTGCTTCCATAGACCCTAGGACATCACTTAAAACAATGAAATGACTGGATGCGGTAGTGCTTTGTTGCCCACTGGATTGGCGCCGTAGATAAGTGATACATGGCAGCTGTTGTGGGGGAGGACATGTGATAGGCCGGTATTCTAGTAGTACATAAATACACAAACTTCTACAGAGATAGGCTCCAATAGGCAACAGTAGGTTTGTGCCACCATGATGCCTTCCAAACAGTGCGAAAATAATCTTTTGCCTTAGACGTACCATAGCTAGAACATCGCAAATGATGTATGCAAGTTAGAATCAAGAGATATTAAATTTTAACCCCTGTTCACATCATAAGCATTTATCTCTTTAAAAAACCACTCAATCAGTCAAATCCACTATTGTTGGACATTAGCCATTTACCAAGGCAACATCAGGTGGCATTGCTGAAAGCACACTTTGTCCTTATACTGAAACAAAGAACAATGTTTACCTTCAAATACTGAACTAAGAACTTAATGCTTAGAAGCCTTAGATTTCTAGGATCAACAGATATAACTGCAGGTACATAGTCGTCGAACCCAACATAACATTTGGTGACTGTTTCTTACGAGTACGAACAGTGCATAATTCATAACACATATCAGCAGCTGCAGTAAATGaataatcaaaatttttatggtcgATGTATTTTTTTAGCTAGGTAGAGAAGGTGAGATGCAACCAGTTAATGCTTCCACCACCAGTAAACACGAATCATTTAAAATGCATATACCAGAATCAACCATCACAATGGATTTCTTTGGCACTTCCTCACATCAGCTTCCCCATACATGCTTCGGCGGATGTTTTCCACCTTCAACGGCCTCTTGAGCACAAGAATCTTCATATGGCTTTCCTTGAGCCTTCTCAGGCGACAAACGGACCTCTGCCACGCTCCTGTCTGAATCG
Proteins encoded in this region:
- the LOC136504395 gene encoding cell division cycle 5-like protein yields the protein MRIMIKGGVWKNTEDEILKAAVMKYGKNQWARISSLLVRKSAKQCKARWYEWLDPSIKKTEWTREEDEKLLHLAKLMPTQWRTIAPIVGRTPSQCLERYEKLLDAACAKDENYEANDDPRKLRPGEIDPNPESKPARPDPVEMDEDEKEMLSEARARLANTRGKKAKRKAREKQLEEARRLASLQKRRELKAAGIDTRHRKRKRKGIDYNAEIPFEKRPPPGFYDTVGEDRPLEHVQFPTTIEELEGKRRADIEAQLRKQDIARNKILQRQDAPAAIMQANKLNDPEAVTKRSKLMLPPPQISDHELEEIAKMGNAGDPALADELGEGSTATRTLLASYSQTPRLGMTPLRTPQRTPAGKGDAIMMEAENLARLRESQTPLLGGDNPELHPSDFSGVTPRKKEIQTPNPMATPLASPGPGITPRIGMTPSREGHSFGLTPRGTPFRDELRINEEVEMQDSTKLELRRQAELKKSLRSGFASIPQPRNEYQIVMPPITEDETEEAEEKIEEDMSDRLARERAEEQARQDALLRKRSKVLQRSLPRPPAASVEIIRQSLIRIGESRSRSTFVPPTSLEQADELINEELLRLLEHDNAKYPLDEKTQKEKKKGSKRQQNGGALVPEIDDFDEDELKEASSMVEEEIQYLRVAMGHENESFEDFVKAHDACQEDLMFFPTNNSYGLASVAGNADKISALQNEFETVKKRMDDEAKKASRLEQKIKLLTQGYQVRAGKLWSQVQDTFKQMDTAATELECFQELQKQEHLAASYRILNLTEEVNKQKALERTLQNRYGELVSGFQRIQEQLEEHKKQLKVQEAIEAENRAQEEEVAAPNHAAEEEDESKPLSSEEKSQQTNRATDDEAAGNKGTTENQMDVDSGNVDGGFVGPPIPPAPDTEGDNDEVSVQENTSNTQSSECASTNDGADKIDQAKFGQDKADDIMAADAGPQEEGKDELAPVGASISEENTTVSLDQAVSKEDEGRAPE